One genomic segment of Pantanalinema sp. includes these proteins:
- a CDS encoding NAD+ synthase, with protein sequence MSDNQHPLTLNAPLCTAFLERFLVNEVTKVGFKRVVLGLSGGIDSALAAYLAARALGPEAVSVIAMPYKTSNPESLAHARLVADDLGLSLLTEEITPMVDAFYAGHPDASAMRRGNFMARQRMCILYDHSALVNGLVIGTSNKTELLLGYGTQHGDLASALNPLGDLYKTQVRQLSRHVGVPSAIIDKPPSADLFEGQSDEADLGFTYDEVDRLLYHLVDLRKSREEVLALGFSGEMLKTVEKRIRQNHFKRRPPVLPKISNRTLDKDFHYLRDWGV encoded by the coding sequence ATGAGCGACAACCAGCATCCCCTGACCCTCAACGCGCCACTCTGCACCGCCTTCCTCGAGCGCTTCCTCGTCAACGAGGTGACCAAGGTGGGCTTCAAGCGGGTGGTGCTCGGTCTCTCCGGCGGCATCGACTCGGCGCTCGCGGCCTACCTGGCCGCGCGGGCGCTCGGTCCCGAGGCGGTGAGCGTCATCGCCATGCCCTACAAGACGAGCAACCCCGAGAGCCTGGCCCACGCCCGGCTGGTCGCCGACGACCTGGGCCTTTCGCTCTTGACCGAGGAAATCACCCCGATGGTGGACGCCTTCTACGCCGGCCACCCGGACGCGAGCGCCATGCGGCGCGGCAACTTCATGGCTCGCCAGCGCATGTGCATCCTCTACGACCACTCGGCGCTGGTGAACGGCCTGGTGATCGGCACCTCCAACAAGACCGAGCTGCTCCTGGGCTACGGCACCCAGCACGGGGACCTGGCCTCGGCCCTCAACCCCCTGGGCGACCTCTACAAGACCCAGGTCCGCCAGCTCTCGCGGCACGTGGGCGTGCCTTCGGCCATCATCGACAAGCCGCCTTCGGCGGACCTGTTCGAAGGGCAGAGCGACGAGGCGGATCTCGGCTTCACCTACGACGAGGTCGATCGCTTGCTCTATCACCTGGTGGACCTGCGCAAGAGTCGCGAGGAGGTCCTCGCCCTGGGCTTCTCGGGCGAGATGCTCAAGACGGTCGAGAAGCGCATCCGCCAGAACCACTTCAAGCGCCGGCCGCCGGTGCTGCCCAAGATCTCGAACCGCACCCTGGACAAGGACTTCCACTACCTGAGGGACTGGGGAGTCTAA
- a CDS encoding TolC family protein, whose protein sequence is MHNTLTKGLSPVIAAAALVATAHPALAASRPLDLSAAVSAALSTSPAVTAAEARIGAADARQGEAGARMLPTVTLSATPLHIGIIDSNLSHMLKAMAPGLDLGFMLSETLSVTQPLYTGGRLGLGQEAAAAGKAMAQEGARLSRQSVAFDTANAYLNVLRAESLLTAVLESDRQAQAHFKDAQAREKNGIGTRFDTLQAQTALANVKGRVIQARNAVKLARLSLSTAIHEPLDDRALLAPSLPAVTADDGAVESGIQARPEVKVAQGQQRIDALSTEITRRGLLPTVGVSGMLLANKLDVPGYAIIGSASWELFDGGKIHAQIRAGEKTQEADAANLQALREGIRLEVEKAIADRSEAKERIAAAEQGLKTAQAGFDLAQLRYSEGAGTGTEAIDAESTVSQARATYIQATYDALAAELKIAKALGLDLAGMLNGKA, encoded by the coding sequence CCACGGCCCACCCTGCCCTGGCGGCCAGCCGTCCCCTCGACCTGAGCGCCGCGGTCTCGGCCGCCCTTTCCACCAGCCCCGCCGTCACGGCCGCCGAGGCCAGGATCGGCGCCGCCGATGCCCGGCAGGGCGAGGCCGGCGCCCGGATGCTGCCCACCGTGACCCTCAGCGCCACGCCGCTCCACATCGGCATCATCGACAGCAACCTGTCGCACATGCTCAAGGCGATGGCCCCGGGGCTCGACCTCGGCTTCATGCTCAGCGAGACCCTGAGCGTCACCCAGCCGCTCTACACCGGCGGTAGGCTCGGCCTGGGCCAGGAGGCCGCCGCGGCCGGCAAGGCCATGGCCCAGGAGGGCGCGCGCCTCTCGCGCCAGAGCGTCGCCTTCGACACCGCCAACGCCTACCTCAACGTGCTGCGCGCCGAGAGCCTTCTCACGGCGGTCCTCGAGAGCGATCGCCAGGCCCAGGCCCACTTCAAGGACGCCCAGGCCCGCGAGAAGAACGGGATCGGCACCCGCTTCGACACCCTGCAGGCCCAGACGGCGCTCGCCAACGTCAAGGGCCGGGTCATCCAGGCCCGCAACGCCGTCAAGCTCGCCCGACTGAGCCTCTCGACCGCCATCCACGAGCCCCTGGACGATCGCGCCCTTTTGGCTCCCAGCCTGCCGGCGGTGACGGCCGACGACGGCGCCGTCGAGAGCGGGATCCAGGCGCGCCCCGAGGTGAAGGTCGCCCAGGGCCAGCAGAGGATCGACGCGCTCAGCACCGAAATCACCCGCCGGGGGCTGCTGCCCACCGTGGGCGTGTCGGGGATGCTCCTGGCCAACAAGCTCGACGTGCCCGGCTACGCGATCATCGGCTCGGCCAGCTGGGAGCTCTTCGACGGAGGCAAGATCCACGCCCAGATCCGCGCCGGCGAGAAGACCCAGGAGGCGGACGCCGCCAACCTCCAGGCCCTGCGCGAAGGGATCCGGCTCGAGGTGGAGAAGGCGATCGCCGATCGCAGCGAGGCCAAGGAGCGGATCGCAGCCGCCGAGCAAGGGCTCAAGACCGCCCAGGCCGGCTTCGACCTGGCCCAGCTGCGCTACAGCGAGGGAGCCGGCACCGGCACCGAGGCCATCGACGCCGAGAGCACCGTGTCCCAGGCCCGCGCCACCTACATCCAGGCGACCTACGACGCCCTGGCCGCCGAGCTCAAGATCGCCAAGGCCCTCGGCCTGGACCTGGCCGGGATGCTGAACGGCAAGGCCTGA